The Deltaproteobacteria bacterium genome window below encodes:
- a CDS encoding response regulator, with protein sequence MSASTVTARQISLLLVEDNPGDVGLIEEALRENGIPHRLTIAEDGEKAVAVLRKEGASLPDLIVLDLNLPGKSGLEALSEIKRDSALKKIPVIVLTTSSSHREIVRSYENHASCFITKPVDYDQYMKVLKAIADFWFKIVTLPGGK encoded by the coding sequence ATGAGCGCCTCAACCGTAACGGCGAGACAGATCAGCCTGCTCCTTGTCGAGGACAACCCCGGCGATGTGGGGCTGATCGAGGAAGCGTTAAGGGAGAACGGAATACCCCATCGTTTGACCATAGCCGAAGACGGGGAGAAGGCCGTAGCCGTTCTGAGGAAGGAAGGCGCAAGCCTGCCGGACCTGATCGTGCTCGATCTCAACCTCCCGGGGAAAAGCGGCCTGGAGGCTCTGTCGGAGATCAAGAGGGACAGCGCATTAAAAAAAATTCCCGTGATCGTCCTGACGACTTCGAGCTCCCACAGGGAGATCGTCCGTTCCTACGAAAACCATGCAAGCTGCTTCATCACGAAGCCCGTGGACTACGACCAGTACATGAAGGTGCTCAAGGCCATTGCGGACTTCTGGTTCAAAATCGTAACGCTGCCGGGCGGAAAATAG
- a CDS encoding PAS domain S-box protein — protein MQSALRRKNRKGETQDPRTSLLASIVDSSDDAIISKTPDGVILSWNRAAELIYGYSDKEIVGKPISMIIHPDRPDEMDLILAKIRNGERVEHYETFRLRKDGKTIAISLTVSPVFDKSGKLVGVSSIARDITERKRVEAEIDSRTSLLASIVDSSDDAIISKTADGIIMSWNRAADLIYGYSAEEIVGKPISIIIHPERPDEMDLILAQIRSGERVEHYETVRLRKDGKTISVSLTVSPIFDKRGHLVGVSSIARDITERKRADEQLHAASQYARSLIEASLDPLVTISPEGKITDVNEATIKVTGITREKLIGADFSNYFTEPEKARDGYQQVFAKGFVTDYPLTIRHRDGRLVDVLYNASVYKDARGNVLGVFAAARDVTEQKQASQYARSLIEASLDPLVTISPEGKITDVNEATIKVTGVPRDGLIGADFSDYFTEPEKAREGYQQVFANGFVTDYPLTIRHRDGHLVDVLYNASVYKDARGNVLGVFAAARDVTEQKQASQYARSLIEASLDPLVTISPEGKITDVNEATIKVTGVPRERLIGADFSDYFTEPEKAREGYQQVFSKGFVTDYPLTIRHRNGHLVDVLYNASVYKDAPGNVLGVFAAARDVTAQKRAEAEVADQRTKELERLAELERFQKLTVGRELKMIELKKDIEELKKRVPSEAITQ, from the coding sequence ATGCAATCCGCATTGCGCAGAAAGAACCGTAAGGGGGAAACACAAGATCCCAGGACTTCGCTCCTGGCGAGCATCGTCGATTCCTCCGACGACGCCATCATAAGCAAGACCCCCGACGGCGTCATCCTGAGTTGGAACCGGGCGGCGGAGCTGATCTACGGCTATTCCGACAAGGAGATCGTCGGGAAGCCGATCTCCATGATCATCCATCCAGACCGGCCCGACGAAATGGATCTCATCCTGGCCAAGATCCGTAACGGCGAGCGGGTCGAGCACTACGAAACGTTCCGTTTGAGGAAAGACGGGAAGACGATCGCCATCTCCCTTACCGTCTCTCCCGTTTTCGACAAATCCGGCAAGCTTGTCGGCGTATCCTCGATCGCACGCGACATTACAGAGCGCAAGCGGGTTGAGGCGGAAATAGACTCGAGGACCTCTCTCCTGGCGAGCATCGTCGATTCTTCAGACGACGCAATCATCAGCAAGACCGCCGACGGAATAATAATGAGCTGGAACCGCGCGGCCGACCTTATCTACGGCTATTCCGCCGAGGAAATCGTCGGAAAGCCGATCTCGATCATCATCCACCCCGAACGCCCGGACGAAATGGACTTGATCCTGGCCCAGATCCGGAGCGGGGAGAGGGTGGAACACTACGAAACGGTCCGCCTGCGCAAGGACGGAAAGACGATCTCCGTGTCCCTCACGGTCTCTCCCATTTTCGACAAGCGCGGCCACCTGGTCGGTGTTTCCTCCATCGCGCGCGACATTACCGAGCGCAAGAGAGCGGATGAACAGCTCCACGCCGCCTCCCAGTATGCTCGAAGCCTCATCGAGGCCTCCCTCGACCCCCTGGTCACGATCAGCCCCGAGGGGAAGATCACCGACGTCAACGAGGCCACGATCAAGGTCACAGGCATCACCCGTGAGAAGCTCATCGGGGCGGACTTCTCGAACTACTTCACTGAGCCGGAGAAGGCCCGCGATGGGTACCAGCAGGTCTTCGCGAAGGGGTTCGTCACCGACTACCCCCTGACGATCCGTCACCGGGACGGGCGCCTGGTGGACGTTCTCTACAACGCTTCGGTGTACAAGGACGCCCGGGGGAACGTGCTCGGGGTGTTCGCCGCTGCCCGCGACGTCACCGAGCAGAAGCAGGCCTCCCAGTACGCCAGAAGTCTCATCGAGGCCTCCCTCGACCCGCTGGTCACGATCAGCCCCGAGGGGAAGATCACCGACGTCAACGAGGCCACGATCAAGGTAACGGGCGTCCCCCGCGATGGACTGATCGGCGCCGACTTCTCGGACTACTTCACGGAGCCCGAGAAGGCGCGCGAGGGGTACCAGCAGGTTTTCGCGAATGGGTTCGTCACCGACTATCCCCTGACGATCCGCCACCGTGACGGGCACCTGGTCGACGTTCTCTATAACGCATCCGTTTACAAGGATGCCCGCGGGAACGTGCTCGGGGTGTTTGCCGCCGCCCGCGACGTGACGGAGCAGAAGCAGGCATCCCAGTACGCTCGAAGCCTGATCGAAGCGTCGCTCGACCCGCTGGTCACGATCAGCCCCGAGGGGAAGATTACCGACGTGAACGAGGCCACGATCAAGGTAACGGGCGTCCCCCGCGAGCGGCTCATCGGCGCCGACTTCTCGGACTACTTCACCGAGCCGGAGAAGGCACGCGAGGGGTACCAGCAGGTCTTCTCGAAGGGGTTCGTCACCGACTACCCCCTGACGATCCGTCACCGGAACGGCCACCTTGTGGATGTTCTCTACAACGCCTCCGTGTATAAGGACGCCCCGGGCAACGTGCTCGGGGTTTTCGCCGCCGCCCGCGACGTAACAGCTCAGAAAAGAGCCGAGGCGGAAGTGGCGGACCAGCGGACCAAGGAGCTTGAAAGGCTGGCCGAGCTCGAGCGGTTCCAGAAGCTAACCGTGGGGCGCGAGCTGAAAATGATCGAGCTTAAAAAGGATATTGAAGAACTTAAAAAACGCGTGCCCTCGGAAGCGATCACCCAGTGA